Proteins from a genomic interval of Nitrosomonas sp.:
- the mpl gene encoding UDP-N-acetylmuramate:L-alanyl-gamma-D-glutamyl-meso-diaminopimelate ligase, with protein sequence MHIHILGICGTFMGGLALLARATGHTVSGCDANVYPPMSTQLADQGIRLIEGYDAAQTKLEPDLFVIGNVVTRGNPLMEAILNENLAYISGPQWLAQYILREKWVLAVAGTHGKTTTSSMLAWILEYAGLAPGYLIGGVPENFGLSARLGNARGVLQDSPFFVIEADEYDTAFFDKRSKFIHYQPRTAILNNLEYDHADIFPDLSAIERQFHHFVRTIPANGLVVANGRDIALQRVLAQGCWTPVELFDSPGGWQVFTATEQSTQIIFQDQLQGTLNWDLLGEHNRLNALAALAAARHAGVPAAVGIEALASFRNVKRRMEHRGTINGIQVYDDFAHHPTAIQTTLAGLREKIGTSRIIAVLEPRSNTMKSGVWQNSLATSLTQADQVFCYINQLEWDVQGALSALGDKVSTHEDLQQMVDSITTAARAGDHILIMSNGSFGGLHDKLLVSLEQYPITRA encoded by the coding sequence ATGCATATCCATATTTTGGGAATTTGCGGCACTTTCATGGGAGGGCTGGCATTACTGGCACGCGCGACTGGCCACACCGTCAGCGGTTGTGACGCTAACGTGTATCCACCCATGAGTACTCAGCTTGCCGATCAGGGTATCCGCCTGATTGAAGGCTACGACGCAGCACAAACTAAATTGGAGCCAGATTTGTTTGTGATCGGCAATGTTGTCACACGTGGCAATCCCTTGATGGAGGCTATTCTGAATGAGAATTTGGCTTATATTTCTGGACCACAATGGCTTGCGCAATATATTTTAAGGGAAAAATGGGTGTTGGCCGTGGCAGGAACGCACGGCAAAACCACGACCAGCTCTATGTTGGCGTGGATACTTGAATATGCGGGACTTGCACCAGGATATTTGATTGGAGGGGTTCCAGAAAACTTTGGGTTATCCGCGCGACTTGGTAATGCTCGGGGCGTGTTACAAGACTCCCCATTTTTCGTTATCGAAGCAGATGAATACGATACTGCTTTTTTTGATAAACGCTCTAAATTTATTCACTATCAGCCCAGAACGGCAATTCTGAATAATCTTGAATATGATCATGCGGATATTTTTCCAGATTTGTCTGCGATCGAACGTCAGTTTCATCATTTCGTGCGTACCATACCGGCAAATGGTTTGGTTGTTGCTAATGGGCGGGATATCGCTTTGCAGCGCGTACTGGCCCAGGGTTGCTGGACTCCGGTGGAGTTATTCGACTCTCCCGGGGGCTGGCAAGTATTCACAGCCACAGAGCAATCTACGCAGATTATTTTTCAGGATCAACTGCAAGGTACGCTAAACTGGGATTTATTGGGTGAGCATAACCGCTTGAATGCACTTGCTGCACTTGCTGCTGCGCGTCACGCCGGTGTGCCTGCGGCCGTTGGAATTGAGGCACTGGCAAGCTTCAGGAATGTCAAACGCCGCATGGAGCATCGTGGCACTATCAACGGTATTCAGGTTTATGATGATTTCGCGCATCATCCCACTGCTATTCAGACCACTCTGGCGGGTTTGCGTGAAAAGATTGGAACATCGCGTATTATCGCCGTGCTGGAACCGCGCTCCAATACCATGAAATCAGGTGTCTGGCAGAATAGTCTTGCAACAAGTCTGACACAGGCCGACCAAGTTTTCTGTTATATCAACCAGCTTGAATGGGATGTACAAGGTGCGCTGTCAGCTCTCGGTGACAAGGTCAGTACGCATGAAGACCTCCAGCAGATGGTCGATTCAATCACTACTGCTGCGCGGGCGGGAGATCACATTCTTATCATGAGTAACGGTAGTTTTGGCGGATTGCATGACAAATTACTTGTCAGTCTCGAGCAATACCCTATAACACGAGCGTAG
- the lysS gene encoding lysine--tRNA ligase yields MTSENQTSVIPSENHLIQERRAKLATLRAQGNAYPNDYRRDSLASALHEKYGHTSKETLEETPVKIKVAGRMLFKRVMGKASFATIQDMSGQIQLYVSNDHTGEAVHEAFKHFDLGDILGAEGTLFKTKTNELSIRVNILRLLSKSLRPLPEKFHGLTNQESKYRQRYLDLISSEETRKVFIVRSKIIQAIRQFFVERDYLEVETPMMHPIPGGASARPFITHHNALDMTLYLRIAPELYLKRLVVGGMEKVFEINRNFRNEGISTRHNPEFTMLEFYEAYQDHNYLMSFTEQLLREITQKVLGTSQVIYQGKTIDLAVPFDRLTITQAILKHHPQFSEAQLNDRGFLIKTLQAASISTRAEDSMGELQLSLFDETTEHLLFAPTFIVDYPAEVSPLARRNDTNPAITDRFELYIAGREIANGFSELNDPEDQAARFQEQVNAKEAGDVEAMHYDSDYIQALEYGLPPTAGEGIGIDRLVMLLTDAPSIRDVILFPQLRVEEQQ; encoded by the coding sequence ATGACATCAGAAAATCAAACCAGCGTTATCCCTAGTGAAAATCACCTCATCCAGGAAAGACGCGCCAAGCTTGCCACCTTGCGTGCACAGGGTAATGCCTATCCGAATGATTACCGGCGAGATAGCCTTGCAAGCGCACTTCATGAAAAATATGGCCATACCTCCAAAGAAACACTGGAAGAGACTCCGGTTAAGATCAAGGTTGCCGGCAGGATGCTGTTCAAGCGAGTGATGGGTAAGGCCAGTTTTGCCACCATTCAGGATATGAGCGGACAGATTCAGCTTTATGTCTCGAATGACCATACCGGCGAGGCGGTGCATGAAGCATTCAAGCATTTTGACCTCGGCGATATTCTCGGTGCCGAGGGCACATTATTCAAAACCAAAACCAACGAATTATCCATACGGGTGAACATTCTGCGCCTGTTGTCCAAATCACTGCGTCCGCTCCCAGAGAAATTTCATGGATTGACCAATCAAGAAAGCAAATACCGGCAGCGCTATCTTGATCTGATCAGCAGCGAAGAAACACGCAAGGTATTTATCGTTCGCTCAAAGATTATCCAGGCCATCCGCCAGTTCTTTGTTGAACGCGATTATCTGGAAGTGGAAACGCCCATGATGCACCCCATTCCCGGAGGCGCCAGCGCCCGACCATTTATCACACATCACAACGCCCTGGATATGACGCTCTATCTGCGTATCGCTCCCGAGCTTTATCTGAAACGCCTGGTAGTGGGGGGGATGGAGAAGGTGTTCGAGATCAACCGCAATTTCCGTAATGAGGGCATCTCAACCCGGCATAACCCGGAATTCACGATGCTGGAATTTTACGAGGCTTATCAGGACCATAATTATCTGATGAGCTTCACGGAACAGCTGCTGCGCGAGATCACGCAAAAAGTACTGGGAACCTCTCAGGTTATCTACCAAGGAAAGACCATTGACCTGGCCGTGCCATTTGATCGTCTGACCATCACCCAGGCCATTCTGAAGCACCATCCACAATTTTCCGAAGCACAACTAAATGATCGGGGCTTTCTAATCAAAACGCTGCAGGCAGCGAGCATCAGCACTCGTGCCGAAGATAGTATGGGTGAATTACAGTTATCCCTGTTTGACGAGACTACCGAGCATTTATTGTTTGCGCCAACCTTCATTGTTGACTACCCCGCCGAGGTTTCACCGCTAGCGCGCCGCAACGATACCAATCCCGCCATCACTGACCGATTTGAGCTTTATATTGCCGGACGTGAAATTGCTAATGGATTTTCCGAACTGAATGACCCGGAAGATCAGGCAGCACGCTTTCAGGAACAGGTAAATGCAAAGGAAGCCGGTGATGTTGAAGCGATGCATTATGATAGCGATTACATCCAGGCACTTGAATACGGTCTGCCACCGACTGCGGGAGAAGGTATCGGTATCGACCGGCTGGTGATGCTACTCACCGACGCCCCCAGTATTCGCGATGTTATATTGTTTCCACAGTTGCGAGTAGAGGAGCAACAGTAA
- a CDS encoding glutamine--tRNA ligase/YqeY domain fusion protein encodes MNTSSTPTHFIKNIIDEDNHNGKWNGRVETRFPPEPNGYLHIGHAKSICLNFGLAIEYGGVCHLRFDDTNPEKEAQEYVDAIIDSISWLGFDWGAHHYYASDYFDKLYEFAEYLILQGRAYIESLPPEEIRRLRGTLTEPGINSPFRERPTAENLDLFRRMRAGEFEDGAHVLRAKIDMTSPNINLRDPVIYRIRHIHHQRTGDKWCIYPMYDYAHCISDALERITHSLCTLEFEDHRPLYDWVLDQLVNKVPCHPQQIEFARLNLTYSVMSKRKMIDLVESGLVDGWDDPRMNTLAGLRRRGYTPSAIRLFTERIGISKADTWIDMILLEDCLREDLNEYALRRVAVLDPIRLIIDNFPENSEESCSAPHHPQKPELGERTLFLTKDLYIEREDFMETPSKGFFRLTPGREVRLRYGYIIKCTDVARNERGEIESIHCTYDPDTKSGTTGADSRKVKGNIHWLSIKHANPVQIRLYDRLFSDPYPDTEQKDYKKALNPNSKQIVTGFVEPALLNALPEQCFQFERNGYFVADRVESTPGKPIFNRAVSLRNTWVKNC; translated from the coding sequence GTGAATACCAGTTCAACTCCTACTCATTTCATCAAAAATATCATTGATGAGGATAACCATAATGGTAAATGGAATGGACGTGTCGAAACGCGTTTTCCACCAGAGCCAAATGGTTATTTACACATCGGTCATGCGAAAAGTATTTGCCTGAATTTCGGACTTGCCATCGAGTATGGCGGCGTCTGTCACTTGCGTTTTGATGATACCAACCCGGAAAAGGAAGCGCAGGAGTATGTCGATGCAATTATAGATTCCATCAGCTGGCTGGGATTCGATTGGGGGGCGCACCATTATTACGCTTCCGATTACTTCGACAAACTCTATGAATTTGCCGAATATCTGATTTTGCAGGGTAGGGCATACATTGAAAGCCTGCCACCAGAAGAAATCCGCCGTCTGCGTGGCACATTGACCGAGCCGGGTATCAATAGCCCATTCCGGGAGCGTCCGACAGCAGAAAATCTCGATTTATTCAGGCGCATGCGTGCGGGTGAGTTTGAGGATGGAGCACATGTGCTGCGTGCGAAAATTGATATGACTTCTCCTAACATTAATCTTCGCGATCCCGTCATTTATCGTATCCGCCATATTCATCATCAGCGTACTGGTGATAAATGGTGCATCTATCCGATGTACGACTACGCGCACTGTATTTCGGATGCGCTGGAGCGGATTACGCATTCGCTCTGCACGCTGGAGTTCGAGGATCATCGACCGTTATATGATTGGGTGCTGGATCAGCTGGTGAACAAGGTGCCCTGCCATCCGCAGCAGATCGAATTTGCTCGTCTCAATTTGACATACAGTGTCATGAGTAAACGCAAAATGATCGATCTGGTCGAGAGTGGGCTGGTTGATGGCTGGGATGACCCGCGCATGAACACACTCGCCGGATTGCGCCGTCGCGGCTATACCCCTTCAGCCATCCGTCTTTTTACCGAGCGCATCGGGATCAGCAAGGCTGATACCTGGATTGACATGATATTGCTGGAAGATTGTCTGCGTGAAGATCTTAATGAATATGCGCTGCGTCGCGTAGCAGTTCTTGATCCGATACGGCTTATCATTGACAATTTTCCAGAAAATTCAGAAGAAAGCTGCAGCGCACCCCATCATCCCCAGAAACCGGAACTCGGCGAACGTACGCTCTTTTTGACAAAAGACCTTTATATTGAGCGCGAAGATTTCATGGAAACTCCGAGTAAAGGCTTTTTCCGGCTTACCCCTGGCAGGGAGGTTCGGCTACGCTATGGGTACATTATCAAATGCACCGATGTCGCCCGCAATGAGCGAGGCGAAATCGAATCCATTCACTGTACCTATGATCCCGATACCAAAAGTGGTACAACAGGAGCCGATAGTAGAAAGGTCAAGGGAAACATTCACTGGCTGTCGATCAAACACGCGAATCCAGTACAGATCAGATTGTACGACCGGTTATTCAGCGATCCGTATCCCGACACCGAGCAGAAGGATTATAAAAAAGCGCTTAATCCTAATTCAAAACAGATCGTTACTGGTTTTGTTGAACCCGCCTTGCTGAATGCGCTGCCAGAACAATGTTTCCAGTTTGAGCGTAATGGTTATTTCGTCGCTGATCGTGTTGAATCTACTCCGGGAAAACCTATTTTCAATCGGGCGGTCTCACTGCGAAATACCTGGGTAAAAAATTGTTAA
- a CDS encoding bifunctional (p)ppGpp synthetase/guanosine-3',5'-bis(diphosphate) 3'-pyrophosphohydrolase, with amino-acid sequence MSRFSLIDSEYTAPEAEIFFYESSKYFKSDDMALLRNAYLFSQSAHSGQFRKSGEPYISHPVAVARILSELRLDAVTLSAALLHDVVEDTGIAKEEISERFGAPVAELVDGVSKLEKIEFGTQADMQAENFRKMLLAMAQDVRVILIKLADRLHNMRTLEVMRPEKQQRIAQETLEIYAPIAHRLGLENIYQELQELSFRFSYPNRYKVLEKATKAARGNRREVVSKILDAIKQRLEEEGVEAVVSGREKHLYSIYKKMVEKQLSFSDVLDIYGFRVLVRRVSDCYVALGVLHGLYKPIPGKFKDYIAIPKANGYQSLHSTLLGPYGLPIEIQIRTHEMHHIAEIGVASHWLYKASESGVNDLYLKANQWMKSLLETLSESSDSLEFLEHLKVDLFPSEIYVFTPQSKILALPRGATVVDFAYAVHTDVGNCCVAAKINGESVPLRTHLKSGDRVEIVTANTAKPNPSWLSYVTTGRARSSIRHFLRTIQFDESVRLGERLLNQALGSFGVNPETVSEAHWEKLLRESGVKSKQDLLADIALGKQLGAVIAKRLLMPDESAAKVQNKSSITILGTEGMAVKFAKCCFPIPGDGIVGLIKKDRGLIIHTQDCPAAAQNIKQDNQLDVEWGPEIERVFPVGIFMAVVNRSGVLARVAAEIAKAGSNIDDIRLENDDDYTVMHFVIQTRDRKHLAHIFRELKHIDEVVKVGRSRNS; translated from the coding sequence ATGTCGAGGTTTTCTTTGATAGACAGCGAATATACGGCGCCAGAAGCAGAAATTTTTTTTTATGAATCATCTAAATACTTCAAGTCAGATGATATGGCGCTGCTGCGTAATGCGTATCTTTTCAGCCAAAGTGCACATTCTGGCCAATTCAGAAAATCCGGCGAACCTTATATTTCACATCCAGTCGCGGTAGCTCGCATACTGAGTGAGTTGCGTCTTGACGCTGTGACCTTGTCTGCTGCTCTGCTGCACGATGTCGTTGAAGATACTGGCATAGCCAAGGAAGAAATAAGTGAGCGTTTCGGCGCGCCCGTAGCCGAGTTGGTAGATGGGGTTTCCAAGCTTGAAAAAATTGAGTTTGGAACCCAGGCTGACATGCAGGCAGAAAATTTTCGCAAGATGCTATTGGCGATGGCGCAGGATGTTCGTGTAATCCTGATCAAACTGGCAGATCGTCTGCACAATATGCGTACGCTGGAAGTGATGCGCCCGGAGAAACAACAGCGCATTGCGCAGGAAACCCTGGAAATCTATGCGCCTATTGCACATCGGTTGGGTCTGGAGAATATTTATCAGGAATTACAAGAACTGAGTTTTCGTTTTTCCTATCCCAATCGCTACAAAGTGTTAGAAAAAGCAACCAAGGCTGCGCGCGGCAATCGTCGTGAAGTGGTCAGCAAGATTCTGGATGCGATCAAGCAGCGCCTTGAGGAAGAAGGGGTGGAAGCAGTGGTCAGCGGCCGGGAAAAGCATTTGTACAGCATTTATAAGAAAATGGTGGAAAAGCAGCTTAGCTTTTCTGACGTACTCGATATCTATGGTTTCCGTGTGCTCGTCAGACGTGTTTCAGACTGCTATGTTGCGCTGGGCGTACTGCATGGATTGTATAAACCCATCCCTGGAAAATTCAAGGATTACATTGCGATCCCGAAGGCAAATGGATATCAGTCGCTGCATAGCACGCTACTTGGTCCTTATGGCCTGCCGATAGAAATACAGATCCGCACACATGAAATGCATCATATTGCGGAAATTGGCGTTGCTTCGCATTGGCTTTACAAGGCGAGTGAAAGCGGCGTTAATGATCTGTATCTGAAGGCAAATCAGTGGATGAAAAGCTTGTTAGAGACCCTGAGTGAATCTTCTGATTCGCTGGAGTTCCTCGAACACCTGAAAGTAGACTTATTTCCAAGTGAGATTTATGTATTTACTCCACAGAGCAAAATTCTTGCTTTGCCCAGAGGGGCGACAGTTGTCGATTTTGCCTATGCAGTGCATACCGATGTGGGTAATTGCTGTGTAGCCGCTAAAATCAATGGCGAGAGTGTGCCGCTTCGAACGCATCTAAAAAGTGGTGACCGTGTCGAGATTGTAACGGCCAACACGGCCAAACCTAATCCTTCCTGGCTATCTTATGTTACCACCGGCCGGGCGCGCTCCAGCATCCGCCATTTCTTGCGTACCATTCAGTTTGATGAATCCGTCAGGCTGGGAGAACGGTTGTTGAATCAGGCATTGGGTAGCTTTGGAGTGAATCCCGAGACAGTCAGTGAGGCGCATTGGGAGAAACTGCTGCGAGAAAGCGGCGTAAAGTCGAAACAGGATCTGCTGGCGGATATCGCGCTAGGTAAGCAATTGGGTGCAGTAATTGCCAAGCGGTTATTAATGCCTGACGAATCAGCTGCAAAAGTGCAAAATAAATCCTCTATCACCATTCTTGGAACCGAAGGCATGGCCGTCAAGTTTGCCAAGTGCTGTTTCCCCATCCCTGGGGATGGTATTGTGGGGCTCATCAAAAAAGATAGAGGGTTGATTATTCACACACAGGATTGCCCTGCCGCTGCGCAAAACATCAAGCAGGACAATCAGCTTGATGTCGAGTGGGGTCCGGAAATTGAACGGGTATTTCCAGTTGGTATTTTTATGGCGGTGGTCAATCGTAGTGGGGTACTGGCGCGGGTTGCCGCTGAAATTGCTAAAGCCGGATCCAATATTGACGATATCCGTTTAGAGAATGATGATGACTATACCGTGATGCATTTTGTTATCCAAACCAGAGACCGTAAGCATCTTGCCCATATTTTTCGAGAATTGAAGCATATCGATGAAGTGGTCAAGGTTGGTCGCAGTAGAAATTCGTAA
- a CDS encoding STAS domain-containing protein, with amino-acid sequence MNVNGQILDFTSPGAIPPDPSDVIKRIMGETTATMQILETLIEKESVQDPASWKLLAMFYVVNDRNDDLNKIDGQYQKIFGSSLFLDFWQKIPQWCSIKNPLCLEMPEKITAQSLPNITTIQEACQLSTGAELDFSRVREIDSDGLSALAQFFAALFSEGISLDIKGAARFIASLEKSAASSQSTQVTWEVLFAYDRFYNNKETFEDRAIRFAIHFGISPPSWE; translated from the coding sequence ATGAATGTAAATGGTCAAATACTGGATTTTACGTCGCCTGGTGCGATTCCGCCGGATCCGTCCGATGTGATTAAGCGGATCATGGGGGAAACAACGGCAACCATGCAAATCCTTGAAACACTTATTGAAAAAGAGTCAGTACAAGATCCGGCCAGCTGGAAATTACTGGCGATGTTTTATGTGGTAAATGATCGCAACGACGACCTGAATAAAATTGATGGACAGTATCAAAAAATATTCGGTTCTTCGTTATTCCTGGATTTTTGGCAAAAGATACCGCAATGGTGCAGCATCAAGAATCCGCTTTGTCTGGAAATGCCGGAGAAAATTACCGCACAATCTCTGCCAAACATTACTACTATCCAAGAGGCCTGCCAATTATCAACTGGTGCAGAATTGGATTTTTCCAGAGTGAGAGAAATCGATAGCGATGGGCTGTCAGCCTTGGCGCAGTTTTTTGCTGCATTATTCTCTGAAGGTATTTCCCTTGATATCAAGGGAGCAGCACGTTTTATCGCGAGTTTGGAGAAAAGCGCGGCCAGCAGCCAAAGCACACAGGTAACGTGGGAAGTTTTATTTGCATATGATCGTTTTTACAATAACAAAGAAACATTTGAAGATCGGGCAATCCGTTTTGCAATCCATTTTGGCATTTCTCCTCCTTCCTGGGAGTAG
- a CDS encoding glycosyltransferase family 2 protein, whose protein sequence is MHSLLPEIVPIVVTYNPAGSTLIASLAALLSQVQQVVVVDNDSVCDVADIIKRLDQAQYNRVNLIKLQYNSGLGHAFNIGIARARELSADFVLLMDQDSIPQSNMVKKLHDAYVYLQNQGILVAAVGPRYQNPISGQLSNFVRANQYRLTQVLCHEDGNDYPRADFLISSGMFISIQTLDKVGDMDTTLFIDHIDTEWCYRAQSKGCSVYGVCDALMQHTLGDKQSRFWWGRWRNIPFHQPFRYYYIFRNSVLLWRRAYMPNAWKRADMLRILCFLLFFTLLSSNRIKNFHMMIHGLWDGLNNRSGKL, encoded by the coding sequence TTGCACTCTTTATTGCCTGAAATTGTACCGATAGTCGTCACATATAACCCCGCTGGATCTACGCTGATTGCCAGCCTTGCTGCATTGCTCTCCCAGGTTCAGCAGGTTGTTGTTGTGGATAATGATTCAGTTTGTGATGTAGCTGACATTATCAAACGTCTTGATCAAGCGCAATACAACAGGGTCAACCTGATTAAGCTGCAGTACAACAGTGGCTTAGGTCATGCCTTTAATATTGGCATAGCCCGGGCGCGCGAATTAAGCGCCGATTTTGTGCTGTTAATGGATCAGGATAGTATTCCGCAATCAAACATGGTGAAGAAATTACATGATGCCTACGTTTATCTGCAAAACCAAGGCATCTTGGTTGCTGCTGTCGGACCGCGCTACCAAAATCCGATATCAGGACAACTCTCAAATTTTGTGCGTGCCAATCAATATAGACTGACACAGGTATTATGCCACGAAGACGGAAATGACTATCCACGCGCGGATTTTCTGATTTCTTCCGGAATGTTCATTTCCATTCAAACACTAGACAAGGTGGGTGATATGGATACAACCCTGTTTATCGATCATATCGATACCGAATGGTGTTATCGGGCGCAATCCAAAGGTTGTTCTGTATATGGAGTATGCGATGCTCTTATGCAGCATACCTTGGGCGATAAGCAAAGTCGTTTCTGGTGGGGACGTTGGCGAAATATTCCGTTTCATCAACCTTTCCGCTACTACTATATTTTCAGGAATAGCGTACTGCTCTGGCGACGAGCTTACATGCCTAATGCCTGGAAACGAGCCGATATGCTGCGTATTCTGTGTTTTTTGCTGTTCTTTACATTACTTTCGTCAAACCGCATAAAAAATTTCCACATGATGATCCATGGTTTATGGGATGGCCTTAATAATCGTTCTGGTAAACTTTGA
- a CDS encoding VCBS repeat-containing protein, which yields MVWASPVLAEPLTAISLTDAEQSAVFKAAGFALKGKEWRACDTGDSGAPYDPGIIQEVRDLNGDGRPEAVVTEGGTYCYGHAGVGFALVSNQADGRWRLMAKRTGIPEFLKTRGVDGWPDILVGGPGFCFPVERWNGKEYAFHRFEYQGKRCKP from the coding sequence ATGGTTTGGGCTTCCCCTGTCCTGGCGGAACCCCTTACGGCCATTTCCCTGACTGACGCAGAGCAATCGGCAGTATTCAAAGCCGCCGGTTTTGCGCTTAAGGGTAAGGAGTGGCGCGCCTGCGACACTGGCGATTCCGGCGCACCCTACGATCCCGGTATTATTCAGGAAGTGCGCGACCTTAATGGTGATGGTCGCCCGGAGGCGGTTGTGACCGAGGGTGGCACATATTGTTACGGTCATGCTGGCGTGGGGTTTGCTTTAGTTAGCAATCAAGCCGATGGTCGTTGGCGACTCATGGCCAAGCGAACCGGGATCCCCGAGTTTCTTAAGACCCGTGGCGTTGATGGCTGGCCGGATATTCTAGTCGGTGGCCCAGGCTTTTGTTTTCCGGTAGAGCGTTGGAATGGCAAAGAGTACGCTTTCCACCGTTTTGAGTACCAAGGTAAACGCTGTAAACCTTAG
- a CDS encoding GTPase domain-containing protein: protein MSFWRKWINPVQLAALALFFLPTLAVFGLGIWWLWQSGYLLIWLAILALCGAIAYGLQYWAARHHRAALNILLTEANPDWSPRAEEVWQQVEQLADHCNPEDWPLDNLDWIMALGKRTLDTVARCYFPQAAQPTLELTVPHTLLIIERASHDLRQDVINHIPFSHRLTIGDCLQANRWKTRAEKIYNFYRAGRVMVNPINALFGEFWRYFRERSFGLARGEFHRWFLRAYIRKVGYYAIDLYSGHQPIVTTETEPVDQSPTAASHDNLTQVEQTQAVAEDKPLRILLLGKSNTGKSSLINALYGKLFAATDVLPGTTSLYTPALLMREGLTQALIFDSPGIDSIHFDEQKMLQTSLEADLIIWVTAANRPDRRGERNLLDALRIHQTTHLHRRPPPLLVAVSHIDLLRPFNEWHPPYDLNDRANIKASNIRAVVKAAANDLAVPVQYVVPICLRENKRYNVEDTLWAAILAQQDTALRVRLLRCQTDKKKVQDWELLRKQLLNSGRFLWNLPDAIKDRKLP, encoded by the coding sequence ATGAGTTTCTGGCGCAAATGGATCAACCCCGTACAGTTAGCTGCTCTCGCGTTATTTTTTCTGCCAACACTGGCGGTATTTGGCTTGGGCATCTGGTGGCTTTGGCAGAGTGGCTATTTACTGATCTGGCTCGCAATTCTGGCACTTTGTGGTGCGATAGCCTATGGCTTGCAGTACTGGGCGGCACGTCACCATCGTGCTGCCTTGAATATACTGCTGACTGAAGCCAACCCCGACTGGTCGCCACGTGCCGAAGAAGTCTGGCAACAGGTTGAACAGCTCGCGGACCACTGCAACCCGGAGGATTGGCCGCTGGATAATCTCGACTGGATCATGGCGCTGGGTAAACGCACTCTGGATACAGTAGCGCGCTGCTATTTCCCGCAGGCTGCGCAACCAACACTGGAATTGACCGTGCCGCACACTCTACTGATCATCGAGCGGGCCAGCCATGATCTACGCCAGGATGTGATTAACCACATTCCCTTCAGCCACCGCTTGACCATAGGAGACTGCCTGCAGGCAAATCGCTGGAAAACACGAGCAGAAAAAATCTACAATTTCTACCGTGCAGGCAGAGTGATGGTCAATCCCATTAATGCCCTGTTTGGTGAATTCTGGCGCTATTTTCGTGAGCGCAGTTTCGGTCTTGCTCGCGGTGAATTTCACCGCTGGTTTTTGCGCGCATATATCCGCAAGGTGGGCTACTACGCTATCGATCTCTACAGTGGCCATCAGCCGATTGTCACAACAGAGACCGAACCTGTCGATCAGTCACCGACTGCGGCGTCCCATGATAACTTGACACAGGTAGAGCAGACACAGGCAGTCGCAGAAGATAAGCCACTACGCATTCTACTGCTTGGAAAAAGTAACACGGGAAAATCCAGCCTGATCAACGCACTCTACGGAAAGCTGTTTGCCGCTACCGATGTACTGCCTGGAACCACCTCGCTGTATACACCGGCCTTGCTGATGCGTGAAGGGCTGACGCAAGCGCTGATATTCGACAGCCCCGGCATCGACAGCATTCATTTCGATGAGCAAAAAATGCTGCAAACCTCACTGGAGGCCGATCTCATTATTTGGGTCACTGCCGCCAACCGCCCTGATCGACGAGGTGAGCGCAACTTGCTGGACGCATTGCGTATTCATCAAACCACCCATCTGCATCGCCGCCCACCGCCTCTGCTGGTTGCCGTCAGCCATATCGATCTGCTACGGCCTTTCAACGAGTGGCACCCACCTTATGACCTGAACGATAGGGCTAATATCAAGGCCAGCAACATTCGTGCAGTCGTTAAGGCAGCGGCCAACGATCTGGCCGTGCCCGTTCAATACGTTGTTCCGATTTGCCTCAGGGAAAACAAGCGCTACAACGTTGAGGATACGCTCTGGGCAGCCATTCTTGCGCAACAGGACACCGCCCTGCGCGTGCGTCTACTGCGCTGTCAAACAGACAAAAAGAAAGTGCAGGACTGGGAATTGTTGCGCAAGCAATTACTCAACTCCGGACGCTTTTTGTGGAATCTGCCCGATGCCATCAAAGACCGAAAGCTCCCCTGA